DNA from Fusarium musae strain F31 chromosome 7, whole genome shotgun sequence:
aaaatataaacaAAAATAAAAATGCTAGAAGATAACTTCTATTTTGTACTTCTTCGATCTTgtgtatatagcttaaaatatattttctaCACTATAGATACTTCCCTGTTGAAAAATACATTGAATTCTGCCGGCCGGCTGAAACTTTCAGTCCATGCCTCCGCTAGAAAACCACACCTTGTCGTAAAATAAAGGCTGGCAGCTTAATCAACAAACTAATACCAGTCTTTTTTCCATCATGGCTTAGAGCTTTGTGAGAATCTGAGTTATCTGGGGTCGCGAAATAAACTGTGGCCAGGCCACATCCACGCCCAATTCCTGAGCGACCTTCAGAACCCAACTCGGCTCTTTCAGGAATTGTCTACCGACCGAGATCAAGTCAACGCAACCCGCATTACCCTCTTGAACCAAGTCTCTAGCCCTAAAAGCATCCGTAATCTCACCAACAGTACCTATAATCATCTTCTTACCTGCCTTCTCTAGTTCCTCGCTCACCCTCGCAGCCATGGCAGCTTGCTCTTTTCCGGCATCGAACACAGTGTGAGCGGCTTGTGGGTGATTGCCCGCGGAGCTGACGTCGAGGACATCAACGCCCAGGTCAGGAAGAAGCTTTGCGAGGCGGATCGTGCTGGGGAGGTCCCAACTTCCTCGATTCTTGCCTAGGGTAGTGTTCTCCATCCAGTCGGTTGCACTGATCCGGACGAACAGAGGCATGGATGCAGGTATAACACCTCGAACTGCTTGGATGATCTCAAGAACCAGCCGAGTGCGGTTCTCGAAGCTGCCGCCGTACTTGTCCTTCCTCTGATTCGTGATAGGACTGACGAATTGATGAAGGAGGTAACCGTGGGCCACATGGATCTCCAGTACATCTACACCGGCCCAGACAGCTCTCTCCGCTGCTTTGGCAAAGCTTTTGACCAAGTCGGAGATTTCGTCAATGCTCATCTCTCTGGGCTCCCAGAACCCTCCTTTTGGATCTTGATTAGACTTTCCATCCCAGACAAAGTCCGGGCCTCCGGATGGCCCAACAACGTCATTAGGCCACCCGCCTTGAGATTCATCAGCTCTAGCACTTCCCTGTCCCATACGAGTAGCAACCCACGGCGCCAGAGTGCTAGCCTTCCTTCCAGCGTGGCCAAGCTGCAACCCTATAAGGCCGCCCTGAGAGTGCACAAAGTCCGTAAGGCTCTTGAGGGCATCTCTCTGCGCATCGTTCCAGATTCCGGGACAATTGACGCTGATACGGCCATTCGGTGTAACACCAGTTGCTTCCAGCATGACCAGCGCCGCGCCCCTGAAGGCATAGTGACCGATGGTAGTATGGTACAGAGGAGTTAGAACGCCCGTCTGCGGTCCAGTTGCGGCACATGAGTAGTGACACATGGGGGACACACAGATACGATTTCGCAGGGTGACGTCGCGGATCTTGAGGGGGCGAAAGATTGTAGGAGTGTTTGGGTCAAGTTGCTTTGCGGTGCCTGTGCTTGGGTCCTGAGCTGGCGCAAAGAAGGGGATGCCTGGCACACCAGCGTTGAGTTGCAAGTCGCGAACCATGATGCCTATTGTTTGAACGAAAATGTTTGGGGAGGTTTTGATGATTGAGCCGTAATCAACATGCGATAGATGACGGATTGGTAGAGGATTATCATCTAAATCAGCAAAAGCTGCATTATGTAGTCCTAGTTCTCGAGTTCTCTCACAAAATTGAATGTAAGGTATTGTGCATACGTCTAGCCTTGACGAAAAAGTGGTCTGATATGTGTTGGCTGATTCCACGGAAGCAGCACCTTATTATCTTTGGGGTTTTCGGAACTTGACAATTTCCGAACCATGGAAGGGCGACAAGCACCGAGACTAAGACTTATCAGCCAAAGCTTGTTCATTCGTCGATtgatatttattaatttaagaaCACCACGTTATTTCATAATATACGCGAAAACCGAATCATAATACCATCCCTTCCCTTCTCGTTTACCCTGCCCCAAACAGAGAGGCAAACTCAAGATGGCGACACATCAACCAATGAGCGCGCGAGACCGTGCCATCAAGCACTTCCAGAGTCTAGCTCCCGGGCCAGCCAAGCCAGGAGAAGCCACAGAAGTATAcaaggatgttgatgatctggCCTATGCACTATCTCGAGTGCCCACGTTTACGCCCCGACCAGTGCGTATTATTGCAATTGGTGCGGGGTTTGCAGGTCTTTCGATAGCCA
Protein-coding regions in this window:
- a CDS encoding hypothetical protein (SMCOG1217:NADH:flavin oxidoreductase/NADH oxidase~antiSMASH:Cluster_7.2) is translated as MVRDLQLNAGVPGIPFFAPAQDPSTGTAKQLDPNTPTIFRPLKIRDVTLRNRICVSPMCHYSCAATGPQTGVLTPLYHTTIGHYAFRGAALVMLEATGVTPNGRISVNCPGIWNDAQRDALKSLTDFVHSQGGLIGLQLGHAGRKASTLAPWVATRMGQGSARADESQGGWPNDVVGPSGGPDFVWDGKSNQDPKGGFWEPREMSIDEISDLVKSFAKAAERAVWAGVDVLEIHVAHGYLLHQFVSPITNQRKDKYGGSFENRTRLVLEIIQAVRGVIPASMPLFVRISATDWMENTTLGKNRGSWDLPSTIRLAKLLPDLGVDVLDVSSAGNHPQAAHTVFDAGKEQAAMAARVSEELEKAGTVGEITDAFRARDLVQEGNAGCVDLISVGRQFLKEPSWVLKVAQELGVDVAWPQFISRPQITQILTKL